GTATGGCGGACTGAGTTTCGTCTTCCTTTTCCTGGTGGTTGTTCCCGCTGTAGTGTTGTCGTTTGGTGTTTTAACCCGGGAACAGTTCTCGTCCTATCTGACTTTTAGTTATGTCATCTGTTTCCTTGCGGCAGTGTTTGTGGTCATTGCTCCTCCGACCGAAGAAATGTACCAGATTGTCAAAACTTGGAAAAGCTCCAGAAACACTGAAATCCAAAAAGAAAAGGTCCCTAAAACTGAACTTAGTAGACTCTAACTTAGCATGAGATCACAATAGGTTTTTATTATTGTTGTTTTAGCTCAACGGAGCTATTTCCTTATTATTCTTATGACCATATATATGAATGATACCGGTTTATATACTGCAACTTTATACTAATCGATGTATCGATGCTTTTATTCATCTATCCAGGTTAATTTCACTTCAATGCTGCTTTACTGACTCCAGACGAGAAAtcgtaaataaaatatatatatatgttgccATGTAGTTATGCCTCTTATTATAcgttcatgttaaatactgaaatctgattggtttagacgcagttgataatccgttctattaccctcagcgttagcaacacacttagcaacgggtaacacaacgaattgttacatgcgcataaattatgcgagtacggttcgccgtagaattcacgtcatttctatataaaagcaatataaaaattctctaaaattaagacattcagtataataaaataaatagtgcctgtttgagatgataacagttgaaattgacacccctcgaaaaccattgtgaACCTCCGCTTCGcttcggttgacaatggtttcctcggggtgtcaatttcaactgttaccctcccaaacaggcactatttatttactGTTACGTTCGAGAACAACACTGAGGGCGCGTTTGTAAAATTCAGAAGGAActacaattttatcaaatacttctAAATCATCAGATTTAAATAACTTTGCAACAAAGTCCCACTATAATACTTTCATGTTACATTATGGTGTTAACAGTATACTTGGATAAAAGAGTCTTTGGTTGCGTTGAACAGGGTACAATATAGTAAGCATAcacaatattgaaattaaatctgTGATGCTTCCATGATCAGTACTTCAATTTCCTTAACCAGTacttattttcttctttatttcaTAAGTCGCTCATTACGCGAGATCTGATTGGTTAACAAGCCGGGTGTAAACTTCCGTACCACCTATCTGCTAAAGCCGGGGGTAAATAAAATGTGACGTCACAGTGCAATTCTTGTTTACAAGTGCACCTATAGATCTTAACGCAAAAAATGTAACGTccaataaagtaaataaataatttgtcaaaatccCTCTTTCTTAATATTTTAGTGGTATGAataaggtgggggggggggggggttaaatgtGTAGGGTTACCTTTCTAAATATGAATACAAGAAAGAGGTATATTGcctaaaattcaaaatagaGCTATTTTTGTGAGTAATGTGGGCTTAGAACGCattgtaaagaaaattaatattagTATAATTCAATCTCTATCAGTCCTCTGTTTGCGTCGTTAACTCTAAGATCACTTTAACATTATGTGCCTGCACTTATAATTCCAGAAAGAATTTTCATTCAGAAACTAAATAAGCCGGCAAGTACGATGcatgaataattcatttaataaaataaaactagttATAGTCTAGAGTACATTCAAAATATGCCTACAGGAGACTCTGTTCAAAATAGTGATAAATAgtcttatttgattttaatcaattacttctaaattaattctaaaaactTTTTTTGCTTTTCCGATTTTCATTCCCAAcagtatgaacattttaaatttcagttttttCCCAAGCTTTTGCATGTCTCATTTTCCAAGAAAGcctctcttctttttttcttttttttttgaaagggaatgttgacataattatttcacaaaatttatattttttatcaacaacATGTCGAATAAGAATAAGGAATGCTCGCCAGATATCATTAGTGTATCTAAACAATGATTTGACATACGAAGAGGAAGTATAGTCTGCGTAGGAATCTATAATCATCTATCAATGGCCGCATGTCATATTGCGTAGCGCATCaggaaatgcatttttaaatataaattatattctaAACACCTCACAAAGGTAACGTCTTAGCTAGTCAAATTAAGGTGCGACCCTCATCTAATAATAATTAACGAATTCGACTCGTGTAGCTGACGTGTACgtaattctattatttacaCGCACGATTTCAAATCTCTGATAACCGATCTCGTGTATGTTgtataatcaaaatttaaaaaaaaattaataacacaaaacttttttgttgtttttatctttatatatacaaatgtacacaacgAGGAGATTGCACCAGCCCAGGTGTAGAGAGGAAACGTCAATACACATGAACCATACCGTACAGAAATCTGATTAACAGTCaagtataaataaatatgtaatacatgtataatgtcatACGTTCAGAACTTATCAGCCCCAGGTCGCGACGTCTCCATAGCCTTACCTATGTAAACAGAATTCTAaaaactttccaaaatttacaatgtacttcaaaatataaataatttcgtAGAAATTGTCATTATTATAAACTCCTCCTGGCGGTATGAATATATTAACGATTATGTAAATTCATGAAAAACAGGTTCAtgttggagtttttttttttggtcgatagaatttatataaatatatttaacacCGCTGTGTTTTCATATCTACAAATTTGTTTTAGAGCTTGATGACATTAAAAAATGCTTTGAACACAATTACTTGCGATTTTGTTTATAAGTGAAGGAAATGGTTTTATTCAACCTTTCAGtccaattttaaaactgaattccCACAGtagattttcaatttgtttattttgttacatATTGTATCCTCTATTAACTAATCCAAGCAAAGCATCAGTTTTCTTTGCTGAGAATACAACGAAAACTCAGTAGATTAATAATGTTGTGGTTTGTGGTCAAATTAATTTGTGTATAATgagagatttttaatttttttttcataaaaaataaaattgcagtaaattttcttcataattaaTTCCTCGTCTTTAGTAATGGGAAGGTGATTGTAGGTTAACATGCCCATGGGTGCTTTAAATTGATGAATTTAATAACACACTCTTACCTAAATGGAGAAAGCTTTCAGGTAATTCCAGGCAATTGCAGTTATATGAAATCTCAaaatctcaatctctctctctctctctctctctctctctctctctctctctctctctctctctctctctccagaaAGGATACGTCCATGCTAAAATATATGTCTGTATCAACTGTTAAGGAAACTTAATACAACAATGTTCCTTTCATATTCTTACTATTCCTATAACATTTTGAGTTAGAGTAGGCTTGTtcctgataaaaattttaaactaagcatgaaaatgaaaataagatacATTTGAGCTCATAAAACAAAAGTATGACACGTTACAAAACATGTTGGTCCATTTTGCAGACTTTGATTAGAGCAATTAATTTCTTGAATTCTGAACActgataaaaaatttcattttttttttaataataaattgcgTTTTGTATAAGCAAATACGAAATGAATAatgttattttatcataatcaaCAAACCATAAAACAAGCTAAATGAAAAGGATACAAATAGCCCACCAAATAAACCGCTCAGAAAAATTTGTCTTCTGTTGATGAAATATTTGTTCCAAGAAGCTCCAGCTTTTAGAAGCAGCATAATCTAGAATGacaataaaatgtatgaaattatataaaaaattgttgatcaaaAGCTTTCAACAGTCAAATATGTTAATCCCACCATGATTGTCAAGATAGGGAAGTGTTGAATTTAGAATGGTTtcagaatgtataaaaatgcaatatttattaaagtatcaaaaatgacaaatgatCTGTACGGTAGTTATTTAGACATTTTTAAATAGCattttatacacaaaaaaaaagCTTATATGCAATTCCTGAAACATTATTCTCTCTTGCTTCCAAAATATGAATCAATTTTGCATCCTCTAACTGATTTTGCGTTCTAGGCCAAGAGCCATCTATCGTGTCAAATATACCAATAATAGGCTCATTATGTGTTTGATTCAAAAAATCTAATTCATACCATTACTACGGAAATCgggttactttaaaaaaatggcaTCTGCATTTAGTCACTATCtctttttaatttcagttttagTTTTGCAGCTTACAGGTCCTTCTAATTATATGCATCTATTTACCATGCATATCTTGCCTTTATATAAAATCATTCCATCAGTTTATCCAGCTGGTGGGTATGCTTTGATTTAAGCCAACATTATTTGTACCTTCTTAATAATAAGCACTAGTTCCTTTAAAAGCCTTTAAAAGCTTTACTTTAGCGTGCACTACTGCACATTAGTTCAAAGCTTCTTGTGGATGATGGACACTAAATCAAAGCAAAGCAAATACATAAGCAAGATAATTTGCAATATCATCACTGGTAcaagatgagaaataaagatttgatttcaataaataatatgaattattttcaaGCTCAAAACTGAAGAAGAGCAAAATACATTGATATCCCTATTCAAACCAAAACAAGTCAATAAAGTTGGGGCTGAGTTTCCaatcatgaaaaataaagaactgTCCTGAGATTTGGTGAGGAGTAAGTCCTAACATTAACTCATTGATTGGTACTTGTCAATGTACTaggtttattgcccctaaacgcTCCACAATTTCAATCTTtagtaatttaaatgaaaataaataggtATGCAAACCAGGTAAGTTAAAACAGTGCTTTATTCAGAAGATACCCCTTGTTTAAaatatgtcttatcaaattacatgtataacatgggAATAAAAATGCATCAATATCAAGAAACTTATAATCTAAGAAGGAAAGTAGTCTAGATCCAACTATGTatgtttcaaacaaattttgtgttttgtcataaacaaatcaaactgtccTGTCTCTGTTTGAACCAAAATATCTGTGTTCGACCCAATGGTTACACAttaaatacatatcaaattatcatatgaaatatatatacatgtagtatatttcataaaatctgGAAATATACTAACAGACAACAAAAAGGCTGTAATAAAGTAGAACAAGAATCCTTGTAGTCCTGTTAATCCTAAAATCCCTGCAGCACAACCAGAGAGGGCAGACATTGAAGTTCGGCAGTATTCCAAGACTGAGGCGTTCTGTCGGAGAGACATCTCACTGAACGTCGCTGATGCCtctgtaaaatgattttaacaTGGTATTAAGGCAAATAAAGTTTCAAAGTAAAAGATACAATTGGCATGGTATATGTAGTTTTTATAGTGCAAAGCACTGCGAGCTCTACTGTCAATGCTTGTGCAAAGAGAAAATTCAAACTACTGCTCCCTTTGATGTACTGAATATTCTGTCGTCTGAATTGTACCTACAATTCCGTGTAAATTGCATATGGCTATCAATTTCACATTCTTCTGAGAAcaggtaaaaatgtattttgataacataatacatttaataggtaaataaaacatattgttGCTCGTAGGGAAttctaaagattttttttctaaagacaGGCAACAATAACCTGAACTGCCAACATGAACACTGATGTCACAATCACTTTTTAGAACTGAGATAAAATTATGCATTGAAATGAATCGCACAAGAGGTGCAAGTAATAATTAACAGGGTTGTGGATAATCACTCATCCACTCGCCAATGTGATatgaatgaaaattcatttggAGATAAGAAATTCAGAATTTGGTCATCCACACAGCCAGTTGTTTTCTCCAGAATATGGTTATATTTGGTtcgtattttattattttttagagtCAATACTTTACAGTCTTGTGTATAATATGAATCTTTTTTCAGCCataaaaatgggggggggggtgcttttttatgaaaacatgtAGCAACAAAATGTTACCACATTTTTCAGTGCGTGTTTCTGAATGCCAAGCATGACTGCCGATATCACATGTTATGAGAGTTGTATAAGCTAACAATGTAcactaaacataaaaaaataccttataattaatattttatttccatgtccatgtacatgtactagaataCCATTCCTCATTTTTCGTTGCAGAAATTTGTAAAAGTAGGGGCCCTAAGGTTTCTATTCTTAACCACAACCCTGATTAAGCAGGTTCTCCTTATTAAATCTTGGTAATCATTGGTAATGCTTATACAAATATACTAATACAAGCTGGAGCGTAAACATTGTTAATAATTCTTTATCTATTTAGTATATTGAgctatttttttaacttatcaTTAGTATTACACATTATGGTAATTATCATTTGACATTTCGAATTTCCTCGACAACAACTTACTAAGGGTATTGTAACGAAATAACGACAGGTTTAAACGACCGTTTAATAAAACATGGTCAGTTTGTGTAAGTATTTTAAATCTTTCGCTAACAAATGGGTACGAAATCATCTTTTTCTATTGACTTTACCTCGAGTTTTCTTTTTCCCCGTTTTCACAGCTACTCCGGACGCCATGTTTTTTCAGAAGTAGATTGGAATAAGAATGGTGGGATAATATAATTCCGGAAATATTATAcacctaaaataaaataaattcaggGTTCACGAAgctgaaaataaaatagagaatgttaattttttgataaaaaaagatattgtatACAGAAAATGGTGGTTAAAACATCGTGAAAATTCTTGCAAGAATGAATTAAAGGGTAAAGGTGAGCAGTTTTCAACATTTCAAACGATTTA
The nucleotide sequence above comes from Magallana gigas chromosome 2, xbMagGiga1.1, whole genome shotgun sequence. Encoded proteins:
- the LOC105342472 gene encoding ER membrane protein complex subunit 6 is translated as MASGVAVKTGKKKTREASATFSEMSLRQNASVLEYCRTSMSALSGCAAGILGLTGLQGFLFYFITAFLLSIMLLLKAGASWNKYFINRRQIFLSGLFGGLFTYILAWTFLYGMVHVY